In Arachis hypogaea cultivar Tifrunner chromosome 17, arahy.Tifrunner.gnm2.J5K5, whole genome shotgun sequence, a single window of DNA contains:
- the LOC112763513 gene encoding uncharacterized protein: MATIAEALSSLTLPPQTAQNTQQASTSSSLPSQPQPNPKGSINAITLRSDTKLDKNVYIPTKLSEETNTEEVGDEVEVTRDEDESVDKSKEEPSKVNEPKKNTLLEEPLPIPFPTVAKKAKKQKELDPTMVEVFKKVEVTVPLFQAIQQVPKYAKFLKDVCTHKDKLGNLNTKPVDDFISSLLLEKCNDPGPCLVTCLIGGMKFIDCMYDLGACISIMPLPIYERLNLSPLMRSGARFVLADKSIVSVVGIVENVLVNIQGLLFPVDFYILETPPIDSNKPSSILLGRPFLKTARFKLDAHSGVYSFESDGKLVKFTLEESNKPVLEAYSIFGCDIIDDPLIEDGKVQEEEDVAKK, encoded by the coding sequence ATGGCTACGATAGCTGAAGCCCTTTCAAGTTTAACTCTCCCTCCTCAAACCGCACAAAACACCCAACAAGCTTCAACCTCGAGTAGTTTACCCTCCCAGCCTCAACCCAACCCTAAGGGTAgcatcaatgccattaccctTAGGAGCGACACTAAACTGGATAAAAATGTTTATATACCTACAAAGTTGAGTGAGGAGACAAACACTGAAGAGGTAGGAGATGAAGTGGAGGTGACGAGGGATGAAGATGAAAGTGTTgacaaaagcaaagaagaaccatcCAAGGTCAATGAGCCAAAGAAAAATACTTTGCTTGAAGAGCCTTTGCCCATTCCATTCCCAACCGTAGCCAAGAAGGCCAAGAAACAAAAAGAGCTTGACCCCACTATGGTGGAAGTTTTTAAGAAGGTTGAAGTCACCGTCCCCCTCTTCCAAGCCATTCAACAAGTGCCAAAATATGCCAAGTTCCTTAAAGATGTTTGCACTCACAAAGATAAGCTTGGCAACCTAAACACAAAGCCGGTAGATGATTTTATCTCTTCTTTACTTCTTGAAAAATGCAATGATCCCGGCCCATGTTTGGTCACTTGCTTGATTGGTGGGATGAAATTCATAGACTGTATGTATGATCTGGGGGCATGCATAAGCATTATGCCCCTCCCcatttatgaaagattgaatttgTCTCCCCTAATGAGGTCCGGGGCAAGGTTTGTACTAGCCGATAAGAGTATTGTGTCAGTTGTGGGGATTGTAGAGAATGTGCTAGTTAATATTCAAGGATTGCTCTTTCCAGTTGATTTTTACATTTTGGAGACCCCTCCCATTGACTCTAACAAGCCATCGTCCATACTccttggaaggccattcttaaAGACGGCCCGTTTCAAGCTAGACGCACATTCGGGAGTCTATTCTTTCGAGTCGGATGGCAAGTTAGTCAAGTTCACTTTGGAGGAGTCCAACAAGCCTGTTCTTGAAGCTTATTCTATTTTTgggtgcgacatcattgatgatcCATTGATTGAGGATGGgaaagtgcaagaagaagaggatGTTGCCAAGAAGTAA